GTACAAGTATTATTGGGGGAATTTTTCTAATTTTTTACAGCGGCTATTAGTTTCTGTAGTTGCTGTAGTTGTGATTTTACTAGTAAAAGCTTTGTTTGGTCTGGATTTTGGCCCCATCCTATTTTTCCTGGGTGTACTTGGGGCAATGTTTTGGCTGTGGTACCCCGTGTTTCAAGCCAGTATTCGGAATGCAAAATGCCGCCGTTATAAGTACTGCGGCTTTTTCCGTGGGCGAATTCTAGATTGGTGGATTACAGACAAATTGATGGGTAAACAAGAAACTGTCAATAGCAAAGGGGAGTTAGTAATCGTTGAAAATCGAGAAAAACGGATAAATTTAGAAGTTGGTGATGATACAGGATTTAGCGTCGAGTTAGATGCACCACTAAAGCCTTTTCATAAAGCGATCGCCCGTGGTCAAATTGCGGAAATGATCGTTATGTCAAATCGTCCAGATTTAAGCACCATTGAAGATTTCAGCGATGTTTACATTCCCAGCCGTGACATCTGGGTGAACGATTATCCCTATCTCCGCAGAGACTTTTTTTCTGAAGTCAGTCGCCGCTTACGGGAAGGACAAAATGACAGACCACGCCGTCGGCGGAAATATGAGGATTAAAAAAGTTAAAAGTCAAAAGTTAAAAGTGTTTCTTTTTCCTTTTGCATTTTTACTTTTAACTTTTCCTAGCTTTGCCGATTCGCATTCTGTCCATAAGCTTGCCAAGCCAGATCTACTAATCCATCAACAACCGCAGCCGCTACAACTGCATTGCCTTTGCGACTTTCAATTGTAATACAAGGAACTAAAGAGTCTTGCAGTCGGCTTTTAGCCGTATCCACATCCACAAAACCCACTGGAGTAGCAATTATTAAAGCTGGCAGAATTTCTTCAGCTTCAATCAAATCAACCAGTGCTGTTAGTGCGGTTTGTGCCTGACCAACCACAAAAATCCCCTCTGGATAACGCTTGGCTAGGGTTTCAATTCCCCATGCTGCTAAAGTTTTTTCCTTTTGAGGACGTGTGACAGTTTCCATGCTGCAATAGACTGGGTTAGCGAACGTGTTCTGGATGTCGTAAGCGATACCTACTTGTACCATTGGCACATCTACTACAATTGTGGTGCGTGCTGCTAACGCCGCTGCACCAGCTTGCAAAGCATGTTCCGAAAAGCGGATTAAAGACTTATATTCAAAGTCGGCTGTGGCGTATATTACCCGCCGCACAATTTCATACTCTGCGGGTGAAAAGGCATGATCGCCAATTTCACTATCAATGATTGCTAAACTTTGAGCATCAGTTACGTGCCATTCCATCACTATTCAGCGCTGATATACCAGCTTTCAGCTTATCAGCTTCAGTGAGTGCTGAGTCATTTGAAGTCTGAATTCAATACTCAGCACTCAGTCAGCAATCACAACTCAGGACTAGAAGAAGGGCGACTGAACACAGGAGACAGATAAGCAACTAAAGCACCGATAAAAAAGCCAGAAATATTCCGAACTAGCGGTAGCCAATCACTAGTGCGAGTCACTACTGGCCCAATACCAAAGGCTATGAATAAAATTCCCCATAACGGAGAGAAAATTAATGCCCATTGCCAAGCCACAATTTGTTTATCGTTGCGGGGTTGGGCGGCAAATCCGCAAATTATCCCGCCAATGACGGAGGTAACTAAGGTGAGAATCCATTGTTCTCTGGGGAGTCCCGGTACAACATTACAACCGCCTTTGATTAAGCAGCCTTTAACTGAGTCTAAGGCTTGTAAGATTGATTGGTCTTCACCTTGTTCTCGCACAAAGTACAAGTTCCCAAAGCGAGTTTGTAGTTCTATCCAAAATGTGCGGGGTAAAAGTTCGTAAACTGCATCACCAACGCTAAAGCTGAGAATGTTTCCCCCGCGAGAATCAGCAACTAGCAGGATACTTTTATCATCTAAACCCCAATAATTGATCACTGCCCGACCAGGGGTGCGATCGTACTGTGTTAATACGCGCAGTTTCCAGCCAGTTTCGGTTTCAAATTGCTTTAAATCGGAAACTAGCTTGTCTTCTTGAATGTCAGTGAGAGTTTTCGCCAAATCAATAACTGGAGTTTGGAAATTGGGTAACAAGTCAGGGTTGTCATAGGCTAGTGCTGCGGAAGGATTTGCTACCCAAATTGACCCAGCCACGAAAAATATTGCAATAGATACGAGAATTCGTCGCCAAAAACAAGACTGCATGGATGCTCTTATACAAATATAAACAGTAAAAGTGAACAAGTTGTTTTAAAAAGTAGGAGAGAAAAGTGATACTTCTTTACACTTGTTTACTTTACTCTAATATTAGGGTCTAAGAAAAGTATTGAGTGTGAGAGATTTTCGGCCTATCGCCCAATAGCCATCAAGACCATGATAGCGATCGCTGTTTCTCGGTTTAGTGCTTTGTAATGCTGAAATTCAAAGTGCTGTTGATTAATAGCATTAACAACAATCCCAGCTTTGCTGATGCTAGATCACCCTGCTCATCAAGTTAAGACAAAGGGCGATCGCTGATTTTATGATGGTACAGTAGGCGATCGCACTTTGCACAACCCTAAAGCGATATCTTCGATAAGCCACGCTAACGCATACCGTTAACTCCTCAAAAGCTATCCGCTTTATCTTGCTTCACGCATCGTTAGCAACAGAATAATGATATTTTTATAGTTAATTTAGGGCAACAAATATATAAGGAAAATTTGATCACACTAAAAATTATGTTGCAATCAATCGAGGGAGTGTACAAAAACGGTAAGGTAGAACTTACAGAATTACCACCCGATGATATTTCAGAAGGTCGTGTAATTATCACTTTTCTAGAGTCGAAAAACAATCAACAGCCAAAACAAATAATGCAGTTTGGTATGTTCTCTGGAAATCAACAATCAACTGAAGCAGATTTTCAAATTGCTGAATTTTATGGAGATAGCAATGATAACTTAGACTGGACATAAGTGTTTATGAAATATGTCATAGATACTCATGCTCTTATCTGGTTTCTTGAAGGTAACATCCGCTTAGGTGCAAATGCTAAAGCTATCCTTTCTCATGCTGATTCACAATTAGTTATTCCTGCAACTACTTTAGCTGAGGCTGTTTGGATTGTGGAAAGAGGTAGGACATCTATTCCTCAACCTCAAGATGTAATTTCAGTAGTAGAATCTGACCCTCGTGTGGTAATTTATCCACTTGATCAAGATGTAATTAAAATGACTATAAGTCTATCTGCTATTAATGAAATGCACGATAGGCAAATTGTAGCAACCGCATTAGTTCTAGCAAGTAAAGGTAATGTTGTGCAGTTATTAACGTGTGACCAAAATATAACTGCGTCGGCTTTGCTTGCTACTGTTTGGTAGTTTTTTAATTAAGGATATTGTAGCGATCGCCTACGGTGGACGGAATGCGATCGCACTTTGCACAATCCTAAATGCGATTGCTTGCCTTCAACAGAGTAAAATACACTTTATTTTCAGTATTCAATTATCAGCCGCAAATGCCAAAGCTGCTTGAATTGCGTTGCGTGTAAGTCGCGGATGTGATTCTAAAATTTTTTCTGGCGTTTCACCAGCAGCCAACTTTTCTAAAATTAACTCAATAGTGATGCGTGTACCTGCAATTACAGGTTTACCCATCATCACTTTTGGGTCGGATATAACTATTTGTTTAAGCGGTTTTTGCATTGTATGGGGTCATCGCTTGCTTTCTATATCATGCCATTAGCCATGAGCGATCGCGCTCTACACAATCCTAATGCGATCGCCTAGTTGTCATGATGAGCGATCACTTTATACTTATCCTTGATAGTTAAAAACTAGTTCTAAAATTTTCTTGAGTTCAATAATAGGTAAAGGTTGTTGTCTTGAACCTCCAAATAACTGGTGTGTTACACCATAAAAGACATTAGTTGTAATGTCTTTTTCTGTGAGAATATCGCCTTTATCTCTTTGCAATTTTTCTTTATCTTTAAAATTTACATCCCAAACAACTAAAATATCAATATGACTGATATCTTTTTTATTTGAACTAATATCTTTGTATATACTATCTAATTCTCTTTTGAATTCTATTAAAATTTCTTTTTTTAAACTTTTCCCATTAGCATTAAAAATATTTTTATGAATTCCTAAATTATTATTTTCTGAATACTCAACTTCCACTGTTTGATCTAGTCGGTATTCATATAATCCATCATAAACTTGATAACCAGAAAGAACTTTAAGATAATATCCTCTTAAAATTTTTTGCGCTATTAATTCAACAAAAAGGCTAATAACTTCTTGCTCTTCTACAGGAGGGAAATATTTTTGTGTTAAAATTGAATCAAACCATTTTTTACTATTAGATATACGGGTAAGTTCTTCTTTAGGATCATATAATGGATTATTAATCCTACTGTCGCCACCACCTACAATATAACGACGGTATTTTATAAAATTTCTCTGTTTCAATATTTCTAAAACTGTCTCAGCTATTTGTTTCATTCGATAAGCACTAATACCCTTACGACCAGCATCTAACTCTTTACGTACTGACATATCTTTTATGTCAACAATTACTGTATATGGTAAATAGTTACTATGATCAAATGGGTCTAAGCAAACACCAATTGGCATTCCACAGATTGAAAGCCAAAGCCCATGTTCTAAAGCAAAATCATAGGAAATACCATCTTCATTTCTAAATTGGTCATTATACTGATTAATATGAGATTTGCTAGTTGCGGAAATAAATATACGTGCATGTAGCGGGTTTATCGTACCAATTTTTATATCGTCTATTGTTTCATCCAATACTATAGCTTTTCTTGCTTGATCTTTTAAATTCGTCGGTAAATTTTCAGTTCCTTCCACAAACTTCTCATACTGGGTAAGCCTATCATAAAATTGTAATTCACTATTCAAAACTGACTTAACTACCTCTCTAATAGTTAAATAACCAGTCTTTACTGGTACAATTCTTCCACTAATTGATAAGCTAAATTCAAAACAACTACCAGCATTAAATACTGTGTCTAATATTCCTACAATAGATTGAGTTCTTAAGACTGCTATAATAGTTTTATCTGATTTTGCTATACGAAATGTTGCTGCAAGAGATTCCTCCACCACCTCTTCAGGAAATTTCAACGGAAATTTAAGTGAAATTCTTGTTCCATTTTTTTCATCAACATCTTTCGCCTGTTCCCCAGAATCTTCTTCTTCAGAGTTCGGTATATCTGAACCAGAATATACGAATTTATATAAATCTCTGTAAGTTCTTGATGCCTTCTTTCTATTTTTGATGCTTTCTATTTGCAGATATTCACTTTGGAAAGCAACAAATGTGAAACCATAACCCATAAACCCAAATTTTCCAGCATCTCGCTCCCTTTTTAGAGATTTACCTGTAACAAGTATCTTGGATATAGCTGATTCTTCTATACCTACACCATTATCTATAATTGTAATAATCCTTTCATCAGGACTAATTTCAAGTGCAATCGTACCTTGACTAATGTTTTCCTCACCAAATTGCTCAATAATTGCATCTGCGCTATTTTGTAATAACTCTGTATAAATATCCCAAATATGTCTATAACTTGAAATAATACGCTCAATATTAGACCGTATTTGGCTTGACTCCTGCTTTGATAACTCTTCTTTTAAAACGTTACTCATATTTAAAACTCCGAAATTGGGTAGTAAATATCTATAAAAGGTTAAAGGCAGGCAAGATGCCTGCCCTAGGAGTACCATTCTATACTCTGATATTTAAAACTCCAATATTTAGCAGTAAATATCTAGACAAGACTAAAGGCAGGCTTGCCTGCCTAATTTGTACTAGTCTATACCCTCGATTCGGTCTTCAACTTCTTGGTACAACTCGCGGAGGCGGTCTAAGTTTTCCTCGCTAGTTTCCCAATAACCGCGACCATTGACTTCCAATAAGGTGGATACCATCTTGCGGAAAGAATGGGGGTTGAGGTTCATCAAGCGTTTTTGCATTTCTTCATCTTTGATGAAGGTTTCGTTGGTGTCCTCATAAATCCAGTTGTCCACAGCGCCGGCTGTTGCACTCCAACCCATTGTGTTTACCAACCGCTTGGAGAGTTCGCGGACACCTTCGTAACCGTGAGACAGCATACCTTCATACCACTTTGGATTTAACAATTTGGTACGGGCATCTAGGCGGACGGTTTCCGATAATGTGCGGACTTGGGCGTTAGCTGTGGTGGTGTCTGCAATGTAGGATGCTGGCTTTTTACCATCACCACGCAGACTTGCTACTAGCTTGGTGGGGTCTGAGTCGAAGTAGTGGGAAACGTCGGTCAAACTAATCTCGGAGGAATCCAGGTTTTGGAAAGTTGCATCAGCAGTTTTCAAGGTGCTTTCAAAAATCTGCCGGGATTCGTCCATCATTCCGGGGTTATCGGAATTGAAGGAGAAAGATTTGCGTTTCAGATACATTTCCTGTAACTCGGCTTCACTGTCCCAAGTGCTGTTTTCTACTGCCAAGTTGATGTTTGACGAGTAGGAACCAGAAGCATTGGAGAAAACGCGGGTAGCGGCTTGTCTGAGGTTAATTCCCATTTCCTCGGCTTGCTGCATAGCGTGTTTGCGGACAAAGTTCATTTCTAATGGTTCATCCGCTTCCGCCGCCATTTTCACCCCTTGGTCTAACAGGTTCATCTGGTTGATGAACAAGTCGCGGAATACACCAGAACAGTTAATTACAACGTCAATTCTGGGTCTTCCCAACTCTTCTAGGGGGATTAACTCCAACTTGTTTACCCGTCCCAAGGAGTCGGGAACCGGACGGACACCCACCATCCACATGATTTGGGCTAGGGATTCGCCGTAGGTTTTGATGTTATCGGTTCCCCAGAGAACACAGGCGATGGTTTCTGGCCAATTACCGTTGTTTTCAGCTTTGTTCCGCGCCAACAGCCTATCAACAACAATTTTGGCTGATTGGACAGCCGCAGCCGTGGGAATTGATTGGGGGTCGAGGGCGTGGATGTTTTTACCTGTGGGCAATACATCCGGGTTGCGGATGGGGTCGCCACCAGGGCCGGGAAGAATGTATTCGCCTTCTAGTCCCTTGAGTAATGCGCCGAGTTCGTTGTCTGCACAAACTTGTTGTAAGCAGAATTCCAAATACTCAAACAAGGGTTTTAAAGCAGAACCATCGACTTTGGGATAACCTGCTTTGTGCAATGCTTCTACCCAAGGTTCCTTTTTGCCCATGTTGAAGAAATTCAATCGGGAAACGAGAGAAACCCTTCCTTCAGCGTCGGTTTGTTCTTGGACTAACGCCCCAACAGCAGCGCGAGTAGCTAGGGTGATTTCTTGTAATAGTTGGACATCTTCTAAGATACCGCGATCGCTATTTTGGTAAATCTCGTCAATGTCCCGCCCTAAACTATTGGCAATAATCCGGGGTAAGCTGACGATTTCTTCTTCTTGACGGTCTAAGCTGGCGATATTTACAAGAGTTGCAACGGCTTCCTCAGCTGTTGGGGGTTTACCAATGACGTGCAAACCACAAGGTAACAACCGCGATTCAATTTCCATTAACTTGCGGTAGACGCTGCCAACAATATTATCCCGTTCTTCGGGGGTCATATCTTTGGCATCGGTTTCAGGCAAGTTAATATCTTTATCCAGGTTGACGATGCGGCATTTATCCATAATCGTGTTGACGATGGGGATACCGCGACCGCTATCTTTTAAGGTTTGGTAAGAAGCAATTAATTCGCTGAGTTCTTTCAAACCTTTGTATAAACCAGCGTTTTCGGCAGGTGGTGTGAGGTAAGAAATTGTCTCGGCGTAACTGCGACGTTTGGCAATTGTGGCTTCGCTGGGATTGTTAGCAGCGTAATAGTACAGGTTAGGAATATTGCCAATCAAGTTATCGGGGTAACATTCACCTGACATCCCCATTTGCTTACCGGGCATGAATTCCAAGGAACCATGTGTACCGAAGTGCAGTACCGCATCCGCGCCCCAAACTCTTTCTAGGTAGGTGTAGTAAGCAGCAAAGCCGTGGTGAGGGCTGGCAGAACGGGAGAACAACAACCGCATCGGGTCGCCTTCATAACCGAATGTTGGCTGTACACCAATAAAGACGTTACCAAATTGCTTACCGTAAATCAGCAGGTTTTGTCCATCGCTGTTGAGGTTTCCTGGTGGCGGCCCCCAGTTTTCTTCTAGGCGTTGGGAATAAGGTGTCAGTTCTTCGTATTCTGGGACTGACATCTTATAGGCAATGTTGAGTTCCGGGCTGGCGTACTGTGCCTGTGCGTCGTGGATGACTTCCTGCATCAAGGCTTCGGCCGATTCTGGTAACTCTGGTAAGTCATAGCCATTGTTTCTCAGCGCCTTCATCACTTCGTAGATGGAACCGAATACATCTAGGTATGCGGCTGTACCTACGTTGCCTTTGTCAGGAGGGAAGCTGAAAACGGTGATGGCAACTTTTTTGTCTAGTTTGGGTTTGCGGCGGAGATTTGCCCACTTTAAGGCACGTTGGGCTACAGCTTCGATGCGGTCTTGGAGGGCGATCGCCTTTCCTGTCGCCCCATCTCTACCCGATAATATGATGGGTTCGATTGCCCCATCTAATTCGGGAATCGCAATTTGTAACGCTACTTGAATGGGATGTAAGCCTAAATCGCTGTCTAACCATTCTTCGGTGGTTTGGAATACCAAGGGTAATGCCACCATGTAAGGGCGATTTAAGCGTTTGAGTGAGTCAATTGCCTTGGGATGGTCTTGTCTAGCTGGGCCACCAACTAACGCAAAACCAGTTAAGGAAATAACTGCATCAACTAACGGTGTATTTGTAGTTGGTTCGTAGAAGTAGGCATCCACAGGCTTGGAGAAATCCAAACCACCAGCAAACACAGGCACTACCCGTGCGCCTAGTGATTCCAACTCCTGAACCATTGCCACATAATGGGCATCATCACCTGTAACTAGGTGAGTGCGTTGTAATACCAACCCAACACAGGGGGCTAATGGATCTTTTAAATCTTGGGGGATATCTCGACGGGCTGTGTACCAATTGAGATATTCTCGGACATCCTCATACATGGTTGTGGCTAGAGGATGCCAAATGCCCATATCAGGGTAGACAACTGGTGCTTCATATTCAATAGAGGCAGAATTTTTTTTGTCTACGCCTTTTAATACATATTTGTCAGCCAGCATCAGCAAGAAGTTTTCCAGGTTTTCTGGAGAACCACCTAGCCAATACTGAAAACTCAACATAAAATTGCGTGCGTCCTGTGCCTTGTCCATTGGCAAGAACTTCAGCACTTGGGGCAGTGTCCGCAAAAGTTTCAGCATTCCATCTTGGAATCCTGCACCGGATTTTTCTTTGCGTTTCCGCATGAATTGTGCGATCGCACTTTTTGATTGACCCAACTGCGCCAAGGAAAAACTGCCCATTTTATT
This window of the Nostoc sp. HK-01 genome carries:
- a CDS encoding precorrin-8X methylmutase CbiC/CobH gives rise to the protein MEWHVTDAQSLAIIDSEIGDHAFSPAEYEIVRRVIYATADFEYKSLIRFSEHALQAGAAALAARTTIVVDVPMVQVGIAYDIQNTFANPVYCSMETVTRPQKEKTLAAWGIETLAKRYPEGIFVVGQAQTALTALVDLIEAEEILPALIIATPVGFVDVDTAKSRLQDSLVPCITIESRKGNAVVAAAVVDGLVDLAWQAYGQNANRQS
- a CDS encoding PilT protein domain protein, yielding MKYVIDTHALIWFLEGNIRLGANAKAILSHADSQLVIPATTLAEAVWIVERGRTSIPQPQDVISVVESDPRVVIYPLDQDVIKMTISLSAINEMHDRQIVATALVLASKGNVVQLLTCDQNITASALLATVW
- a CDS encoding magnesium chelatase; the protein is MFTHVKSTIRHIAPENLRGRNLIKVVYVVLESQYQSALSQAVRTINANSPDLAIEISGYLIEELRDPENYEEFQRDIQSANIFIASLIFIEDLAQKVVTAVEPYRDNLDVAVVFPSMPEVMRLNKMGSFSLAQLGQSKSAIAQFMRKRKEKSGAGFQDGMLKLLRTLPQVLKFLPMDKAQDARNFMLSFQYWLGGSPENLENFLLMLADKYVLKGVDKKNSASIEYEAPVVYPDMGIWHPLATTMYEDVREYLNWYTARRDIPQDLKDPLAPCVGLVLQRTHLVTGDDAHYVAMVQELESLGARVVPVFAGGLDFSKPVDAYFYEPTTNTPLVDAVISLTGFALVGGPARQDHPKAIDSLKRLNRPYMVALPLVFQTTEEWLDSDLGLHPIQVALQIAIPELDGAIEPIILSGRDGATGKAIALQDRIEAVAQRALKWANLRRKPKLDKKVAITVFSFPPDKGNVGTAAYLDVFGSIYEVMKALRNNGYDLPELPESAEALMQEVIHDAQAQYASPELNIAYKMSVPEYEELTPYSQRLEENWGPPPGNLNSDGQNLLIYGKQFGNVFIGVQPTFGYEGDPMRLLFSRSASPHHGFAAYYTYLERVWGADAVLHFGTHGSLEFMPGKQMGMSGECYPDNLIGNIPNLYYYAANNPSEATIAKRRSYAETISYLTPPAENAGLYKGLKELSELIASYQTLKDSGRGIPIVNTIMDKCRIVNLDKDINLPETDAKDMTPEERDNIVGSVYRKLMEIESRLLPCGLHVIGKPPTAEEAVATLVNIASLDRQEEEIVSLPRIIANSLGRDIDEIYQNSDRGILEDVQLLQEITLATRAAVGALVQEQTDAEGRVSLVSRLNFFNMGKKEPWVEALHKAGYPKVDGSALKPLFEYLEFCLQQVCADNELGALLKGLEGEYILPGPGGDPIRNPDVLPTGKNIHALDPQSIPTAAAVQSAKIVVDRLLARNKAENNGNWPETIACVLWGTDNIKTYGESLAQIMWMVGVRPVPDSLGRVNKLELIPLEELGRPRIDVVINCSGVFRDLFINQMNLLDQGVKMAAEADEPLEMNFVRKHAMQQAEEMGINLRQAATRVFSNASGSYSSNINLAVENSTWDSEAELQEMYLKRKSFSFNSDNPGMMDESRQIFESTLKTADATFQNLDSSEISLTDVSHYFDSDPTKLVASLRGDGKKPASYIADTTTANAQVRTLSETVRLDARTKLLNPKWYEGMLSHGYEGVRELSKRLVNTMGWSATAGAVDNWIYEDTNETFIKDEEMQKRLMNLNPHSFRKMVSTLLEVNGRGYWETSEENLDRLRELYQEVEDRIEGID